The following coding sequences are from one Arthrobacter sp. PvP023 window:
- a CDS encoding FAD:protein FMN transferase translates to MPHPGWAAFSFDGIGTSWEISTPGALDGSQRRRLLDALERYDAAWSRFRPDSIVAQAAREPGRFRMPDGAGALGRLYRSLYRLTDGAMTPLIGGSLEQLGYDPDYSLRQRGIPLPAPRWEEVLDWQDTVVTTSAPVVLDVGAAGKGQLADLLATELRSQGITEYFIDASGDLLNSGPVPVSVGLEHPYDPGRAIGTISLGTGALCASAANRRAWGDGLHHVLDGTTGTPVKKVVTTWALAGNAMTADALATALFFVSGQALEQDFDFSWLTVFSDGSAAYSAGFEGVLFE, encoded by the coding sequence GTGCCGCACCCGGGCTGGGCAGCGTTCAGTTTCGACGGAATCGGAACCAGCTGGGAGATTTCAACGCCCGGCGCTTTGGACGGCAGCCAGCGCCGCCGGCTGCTCGACGCGCTGGAGAGGTACGACGCCGCGTGGTCCCGTTTCCGGCCTGACTCGATCGTGGCGCAGGCGGCCAGGGAGCCCGGCCGGTTCCGCATGCCGGACGGTGCAGGCGCGCTGGGCCGCCTGTACCGGAGCCTCTACCGGCTGACGGACGGCGCCATGACACCGCTGATCGGCGGCAGCCTGGAACAGCTGGGCTACGATCCGGATTATTCGCTCCGGCAGCGCGGAATCCCGCTGCCCGCCCCGCGGTGGGAAGAGGTGCTGGACTGGCAGGACACCGTGGTGACCACCAGCGCTCCCGTGGTGCTGGACGTCGGCGCCGCCGGCAAGGGGCAGCTCGCAGATTTGCTCGCCACGGAACTCCGGTCGCAGGGCATCACGGAATACTTCATCGATGCCAGCGGCGACCTGCTCAATTCCGGCCCCGTGCCGGTATCCGTGGGCTTGGAGCACCCTTACGATCCAGGCCGTGCCATCGGCACGATCAGCCTGGGAACGGGAGCCCTGTGCGCCTCGGCAGCCAACCGCCGGGCCTGGGGAGACGGGCTTCACCATGTGCTGGACGGCACCACGGGGACTCCGGTCAAAAAAGTGGTTACCACGTGGGCACTCGCCGGGAATGCCATGACGGCCGACGCCCTGGCCACGGCGTTGTTCTTCGTTTCCGGCCAGGCGCTTGAGCAGGATTTTGATTTTTCCTGGCTTACGGTCTTCTCGGACGGAAGTGCCGCCTACTCAGCAGGTTTCGAAGGAGTGCTGTTCGAATGA
- a CDS encoding FMN-binding protein, which yields MSFPVRKSLFVGIAGMSLIGTVAGCAPSAQAPAAQSAAASPGAATGSAPVAGTGGSSPAASGYKDGTYSADGNYVSPNGTETVGVELTLSGGTVSGVNITQHPSNPNTRKFQGEFAGGIAAQIVGKRLDELNVSKVAGSSLTSGGFNQAVEKIKSEAR from the coding sequence ATGAGCTTCCCGGTACGCAAGAGCCTGTTCGTCGGCATCGCCGGCATGTCCCTGATCGGAACCGTAGCCGGCTGCGCGCCGTCCGCCCAGGCACCCGCCGCCCAGTCCGCTGCCGCTTCACCGGGCGCAGCAACCGGGAGCGCGCCGGTCGCCGGGACGGGCGGATCTTCCCCGGCCGCGTCAGGCTACAAGGACGGCACCTACAGCGCGGACGGAAACTATGTCTCCCCCAACGGCACGGAAACGGTGGGCGTTGAGCTGACGCTTTCGGGCGGCACGGTGTCCGGCGTGAACATCACCCAGCATCCTTCCAACCCCAACACCCGGAAGTTCCAGGGCGAGTTCGCCGGCGGGATTGCGGCGCAGATCGTGGGCAAGAGGCTGGATGAGCTGAATGTCTCCAAGGTGGCCGGTTCCTCGCTCACGAGTGGAGGCTTCAACCAGGCCGTGGAGAAGATCAAGTCCGAAGCCCGGTAA
- the argS gene encoding arginine--tRNA ligase, translating to MTPEELSLAISACLKDAVAAGEITLSASAVPDEVRVERPKNRDHGDWATNIALQLSKQAGVNPREFATILSTRLTTIDGVSAVDIAGPGFLNITVDAAAAGALAKAIVEAGPEYGTNSALAGHVVNMEFVSANPTGPLHIGHTRWAALGDSIARVLRASGAKVTAEYYINDAGSQMNVFAHSVLSRLHGRGVPEGGYPGEYISELGHHVLTEHPDIRELTDVAALPVIRGAAYKAQMKDIKDTLADFGVAFDVYFSEQELHDAGAIESAVARLREQGHVFDDGGAVWLRTTDFGDDKDRVMIRANGEPTYFAADAAYYLSKKDRGYDQKIYLLGADHHGYINRLKAIAAAAGDDPEANIEVLIGQLVSVNGAKLSKRAGNIIELKDLISWLGKDAVRYSLARFPADSPLTLDPELLKKHSNENPVFYVQYAHARSRGTARNAVAAGVDRRVDGKDAFDAALLDHATENELLSYLGSYPSIVAKAAELREPHRVARHLEVIAGAYHRWYDACRVAPQGDEPITDVNRTRLWLNDATSQVLANGLELLGVSAPERM from the coding sequence GTGACTCCCGAAGAACTCTCCCTCGCCATATCCGCCTGCCTGAAAGACGCCGTCGCCGCCGGTGAAATCACTCTTTCCGCGTCCGCCGTGCCGGACGAGGTGCGCGTGGAGCGGCCGAAGAACCGGGACCACGGCGACTGGGCCACCAACATTGCCCTCCAGCTTTCCAAGCAGGCAGGCGTCAATCCCCGGGAATTCGCCACCATCCTCAGCACCCGGCTCACGACCATCGACGGCGTGTCAGCCGTGGACATCGCGGGCCCGGGCTTCTTGAACATCACGGTTGACGCCGCGGCCGCAGGGGCTCTCGCCAAAGCCATCGTCGAAGCCGGCCCGGAGTACGGTACCAACTCGGCGCTCGCGGGGCATGTGGTCAACATGGAATTCGTCTCCGCCAACCCCACCGGTCCGCTGCACATCGGCCACACCCGCTGGGCGGCGCTGGGCGACTCGATCGCACGGGTGCTCCGGGCTTCAGGCGCAAAGGTCACCGCCGAGTACTACATCAATGACGCCGGATCGCAGATGAACGTCTTTGCGCATTCCGTGCTCTCCCGCCTGCACGGCCGCGGCGTGCCTGAGGGCGGCTACCCCGGTGAGTACATTTCCGAGCTGGGCCACCATGTCCTGACGGAACACCCGGACATCCGGGAACTGACCGACGTAGCGGCACTGCCGGTGATCCGCGGGGCCGCGTACAAGGCACAGATGAAGGACATCAAGGACACCCTCGCCGACTTCGGCGTCGCCTTTGACGTCTACTTCTCGGAGCAGGAGCTGCACGACGCCGGCGCCATCGAAAGTGCCGTCGCCCGCCTTCGCGAGCAGGGCCACGTGTTCGACGACGGCGGTGCCGTCTGGCTGCGCACCACGGACTTCGGTGACGACAAGGACCGGGTGATGATCCGGGCGAACGGCGAACCGACCTACTTCGCCGCGGATGCCGCGTACTACCTGTCCAAGAAGGACCGCGGCTACGACCAGAAGATCTACCTGTTGGGAGCAGACCACCACGGCTACATCAACCGGCTGAAGGCCATCGCCGCCGCCGCCGGAGACGATCCCGAGGCCAACATTGAGGTCCTGATCGGCCAGCTCGTGTCGGTGAACGGCGCCAAGCTGTCCAAACGCGCGGGCAACATCATCGAACTCAAGGACCTCATTTCCTGGCTGGGCAAGGACGCCGTCCGTTATTCGCTGGCGCGGTTCCCGGCGGACTCCCCGCTCACGCTGGATCCCGAGCTCCTGAAGAAGCACAGCAACGAGAACCCGGTGTTCTACGTCCAGTACGCGCATGCACGCTCCCGCGGCACAGCCCGCAACGCGGTGGCCGCCGGAGTGGACCGCCGCGTCGATGGAAAAGACGCGTTCGACGCCGCGCTGCTCGACCACGCCACCGAGAATGAACTGCTGTCCTACCTGGGCAGCTACCCCTCCATCGTGGCCAAGGCCGCCGAGCTGCGCGAACCCCACCGCGTGGCCCGCCACCTGGAGGTCATCGCCGGCGCCTACCACCGCTGGTATGACGCCTGCCGTGTGGCGCCGCAGGGCGACGAGCCCATCACCGACGTCAACCGCACGCGGCTGTGGCTCAACGATGCCACCAGCCAGGTGCTGGCCAACGGACTGGAACTGCTTGGCGTTTCGGCGCCGGAACGGATGTGA
- the lysA gene encoding diaminopimelate decarboxylase, protein MTGNSLNQASPLAPEWLAVPADLNALHEPMWAAGVARNDAGELAIDGIPVSELQREFGTPLFVMSENDFRARARAFSDAFNNAFADICGGVDVYYAGKSFLCTAVVRWVEEEGLRLDTASGGELAVAARAGIPGADVALHGNNKSDAEIHRALDMKLGRIVVDSLAELDRIAAIASARGETAKVMLRLTPGVHAHTHEFIATAHEDQKFGLSMAEDSTDQAGLSAAEEAVAAATGHAGIELLGLHCHIGSQIFEPDGFALAAVKLLRFLAAMQEKYSIVLPELDLGGGYGIAYTPVDTPRPAAEIAQAMAAVVRSTCNELGITAPRISIEPGRAIVGTSTFTLYEVGTLKTVRVDAPAAADGTAADQAGNAAKNVTYPRRYVSVDGGMSDNARPVLYDADYSAIVASRTSGAAPQLSRVVGKHCESGDIVVRDVYLPEDVAAGDLLAVPGTGAYCWALSSNYNYLARPGVVAVRDGSARLIVRGETEQDLLNRDMGV, encoded by the coding sequence ATGACCGGGAATTCCTTGAACCAAGCATCCCCCCTGGCCCCGGAGTGGCTTGCCGTGCCGGCCGACCTCAATGCACTCCACGAGCCCATGTGGGCCGCCGGGGTTGCCCGGAACGACGCCGGCGAACTCGCCATTGACGGCATTCCGGTCAGCGAGCTCCAACGCGAGTTCGGCACACCGCTGTTCGTGATGAGCGAGAACGACTTCCGGGCCCGGGCGCGCGCTTTCAGTGATGCCTTCAACAACGCCTTCGCCGACATCTGCGGGGGAGTGGACGTCTACTACGCCGGGAAGTCGTTCCTGTGCACCGCGGTTGTCCGCTGGGTGGAGGAAGAAGGGCTGCGCCTGGACACCGCCTCCGGCGGGGAACTCGCCGTCGCCGCCCGCGCCGGCATCCCGGGAGCGGACGTCGCCCTGCACGGAAACAACAAATCCGACGCCGAGATCCACCGGGCCCTGGACATGAAGCTGGGCCGGATCGTGGTGGACAGCCTTGCCGAGCTGGACCGCATCGCCGCGATCGCGTCTGCCCGCGGCGAGACCGCAAAAGTGATGCTCCGGCTCACCCCCGGAGTGCACGCGCACACTCACGAGTTCATTGCCACCGCCCATGAGGACCAGAAGTTCGGCCTCTCCATGGCAGAGGACTCCACGGACCAGGCCGGCCTGTCCGCGGCGGAGGAGGCCGTGGCCGCCGCCACCGGCCACGCCGGCATCGAGCTCCTGGGCCTGCACTGCCACATCGGCTCGCAGATCTTCGAACCGGACGGCTTCGCGCTGGCAGCGGTAAAGCTGCTCCGTTTCCTGGCTGCAATGCAGGAAAAGTACTCCATCGTCCTGCCTGAGCTGGACCTCGGCGGCGGCTACGGCATCGCCTACACGCCGGTGGACACCCCCCGGCCCGCCGCCGAGATCGCCCAGGCGATGGCCGCCGTCGTGCGTTCCACCTGCAACGAGCTGGGCATCACGGCCCCCCGGATCTCGATCGAGCCGGGGCGCGCCATCGTGGGCACCTCCACGTTCACCCTTTACGAAGTGGGAACGCTCAAGACCGTCCGCGTCGACGCGCCGGCCGCCGCGGACGGCACAGCCGCCGACCAGGCAGGAAATGCTGCCAAAAACGTTACGTACCCGCGCCGCTATGTGTCGGTGGACGGCGGCATGAGCGACAACGCCCGCCCGGTGCTCTACGACGCGGATTATTCGGCGATCGTGGCCTCGCGGACCTCCGGCGCGGCACCGCAGTTGTCCCGCGTAGTGGGCAAACATTGCGAGAGCGGCGACATAGTTGTTAGAGATGTATATCTGCCCGAGGACGTGGCAGCCGGTGATCTGCTCGCTGTACCGGGGACCGGCGCCTACTGCTGGGCCCTCTCCAGCAACTACAACTATCTGGCCCGGCCGGGCGTTGTCGCTGTGCGCGACGGATCAGCCCGGCTGATTGTCCGCGGGGAAACCGAACAAGATCTGCTGAACCGCGACATGGGAGTCTGA
- a CDS encoding homoserine dehydrogenase, whose product MTELRTLKVALLGCGNVGAQVARILIDDADALAARTGARLELTGIAVRTIDAPRDVELPRELFTTDADTLVKDADLVIELMGGIEPARSLILAAIQNGACVVTGNKALLAQDGPTLYEAADKAGVQLSYEAAVAGAIPILRPIRDSLSGDRITRVLGIVNGTTNFILDQMDTTGATFADALAEAQRLGYAEADPTADVGGLDAAAKAAILASLSFHTRFDLENVHCEGITGVSAADIAAAKDAGFVIKLLAIAEKLTAADGSEGVSVRVHPTLLPREHPLAAVHGAFNAVFVEAENAGELMFYGQGAGGTPTASAVLGDLVSAARRIVLGGPAQTETTIGKVPALPIDAVNTSYYIGLDVADQPGVLAKIAQLFAEHGVSIEIMRQTIHRDADSNVESAELRIVTHRATEAALAATVQAVKGLDVINSVTSVLRVEGV is encoded by the coding sequence ATGACTGAATTGCGAACCCTGAAGGTAGCCCTGCTGGGCTGTGGCAACGTTGGGGCCCAGGTGGCGCGGATTCTCATTGATGACGCCGACGCACTGGCCGCACGCACCGGAGCCCGCCTGGAGCTGACCGGCATCGCCGTACGCACCATCGATGCACCCCGTGACGTTGAGCTGCCGCGGGAGCTTTTCACCACGGACGCAGACACCCTGGTCAAGGACGCGGACCTCGTGATCGAACTGATGGGCGGCATCGAACCTGCCCGTTCCCTGATCCTCGCCGCCATCCAGAACGGCGCCTGCGTGGTCACCGGCAACAAGGCGCTCCTGGCCCAGGACGGCCCCACGCTCTATGAAGCTGCGGACAAGGCAGGCGTCCAGCTGTCCTACGAAGCAGCGGTGGCCGGCGCCATCCCCATCCTGCGCCCCATCCGCGACAGCCTGTCCGGTGACCGCATTACGCGGGTGCTGGGCATCGTGAACGGCACCACCAACTTCATCCTCGACCAGATGGACACCACGGGCGCGACGTTCGCGGACGCCCTGGCTGAGGCGCAGCGCCTGGGCTACGCGGAGGCGGACCCCACGGCCGATGTGGGCGGACTCGACGCCGCGGCCAAGGCAGCCATCCTCGCCTCGCTGTCCTTCCACACCCGTTTTGACCTGGAAAACGTCCATTGCGAAGGCATCACCGGAGTCAGCGCGGCGGACATCGCCGCGGCCAAGGACGCCGGGTTCGTCATCAAGTTGCTGGCCATTGCCGAGAAACTGACGGCCGCAGACGGCAGCGAGGGCGTGTCTGTCCGCGTCCACCCCACCCTGCTGCCGCGCGAGCACCCGCTGGCCGCCGTCCACGGTGCCTTCAACGCCGTCTTCGTTGAGGCCGAGAACGCCGGCGAGCTGATGTTCTACGGCCAGGGCGCCGGCGGGACTCCCACGGCATCGGCCGTACTGGGCGACCTCGTCTCCGCCGCACGCCGGATCGTCCTTGGCGGACCCGCGCAGACCGAGACCACCATCGGCAAGGTTCCCGCCCTGCCGATCGACGCCGTCAACACGAGCTACTACATCGGCCTTGACGTTGCCGACCAGCCGGGTGTGCTGGCAAAGATCGCCCAATTGTTCGCGGAGCACGGCGTGTCCATCGAGATCATGCGCCAGACCATCCACCGCGATGCCGACTCCAATGTGGAATCGGCCGAACTGCGGATCGTCACCCACCGCGCAACCGAAGCTGCACTGGCAGCAACCGTCCAGGCCGTGAAGGGCCTCGACGTCATCAATTCCGTTACATCCGTACTGCGGGTAGAAGGAGTCTAA
- the thrC gene encoding threonine synthase: MAHQWRGVIREYADRLPVTESTKVITLGEGGTPLVHAQKLSELTGSTVYLKVEGMNPTGSFKDRGMTMAMTAAVASGAEAVVCASTGNTSASAAAYATAAGLKCAVLVPEGKISMGKLSQAIAHGATLLQVDGNFDNCLDIARKLGESYPVFLVNSVNPARIQGQKTGAFEVVDALGDAPDIHVLPVGNAGNITAYWKGYKEYSAPFESDTAGTLPAVSTRTPQMWGFQAAGAAPFVAGHPITEPDTIATAIRIGNPASWDGAIAARDESGGLIEAVTDEEILAAHRWLSAKEGVFVEPGSAAGVAGLIKKHAAGQVPAGKTIVITVTGHGLKDPQWALRTEDGSDVQPVKVSNDVVTVAAELGLEEK, from the coding sequence GTGGCTCACCAATGGCGCGGTGTCATCCGCGAATACGCTGATCGTTTGCCCGTAACGGAAAGCACCAAGGTCATCACCCTCGGTGAGGGCGGCACGCCGCTTGTCCACGCGCAGAAGCTCTCCGAGCTGACCGGTTCCACCGTGTACCTCAAGGTGGAAGGCATGAATCCCACCGGTTCCTTCAAGGACCGGGGCATGACCATGGCCATGACTGCTGCGGTGGCCTCCGGTGCCGAGGCCGTGGTGTGCGCCTCCACCGGGAACACCTCCGCGTCCGCGGCGGCGTATGCCACGGCAGCGGGCCTCAAGTGCGCGGTGCTGGTTCCCGAAGGCAAGATTTCCATGGGCAAGCTGAGCCAGGCGATCGCCCACGGCGCCACCCTCCTGCAGGTGGACGGGAACTTCGACAACTGCCTGGACATCGCCCGGAAGCTGGGGGAGTCCTACCCCGTCTTCCTGGTGAACTCCGTCAACCCTGCCCGGATCCAGGGGCAGAAAACCGGCGCCTTCGAAGTTGTGGACGCACTCGGCGATGCCCCGGACATCCACGTCCTTCCGGTAGGGAATGCCGGTAACATCACCGCGTACTGGAAGGGCTACAAGGAGTACTCGGCACCGTTCGAATCCGACACTGCCGGAACCCTTCCCGCCGTGTCCACCAGGACCCCGCAGATGTGGGGCTTCCAGGCCGCCGGCGCGGCGCCGTTTGTCGCCGGCCACCCCATCACCGAGCCGGACACCATCGCGACGGCTATCCGGATCGGCAACCCCGCGTCCTGGGACGGTGCCATCGCCGCCCGTGACGAATCGGGCGGGCTGATCGAAGCCGTTACCGACGAGGAAATCCTGGCAGCGCACCGCTGGCTGTCCGCCAAGGAAGGCGTCTTCGTTGAACCCGGTTCCGCCGCCGGCGTTGCAGGCCTGATCAAGAAGCACGCCGCCGGGCAGGTCCCCGCCGGAAAGACCATCGTGATCACGGTGACCGGCCACGGCCTGAAGGACCCCCAGTGGGCGCTGCGCACCGAAGACGGCAGCGATGTCCAGCCCGTCAAGGTGTCCAACGATGTGGTCACCGTGGCCGCCGAGCTTGGCCTGGAAGAAAAATAG